One Triticum dicoccoides isolate Atlit2015 ecotype Zavitan chromosome 5B, WEW_v2.0, whole genome shotgun sequence genomic window carries:
- the LOC119310269 gene encoding uncharacterized protein LOC119310269: protein MAPRASHAAAALVRLPPRPTTSSLPQQGFGRAGASLLVVRAAKDSDGFRRLVSEKPEWPAPAPAKREGLDGFGREASNGEEDGLVQGELAPWSVLSQLGVELDSDSSYTALVYGSSAIVAIWISSIVVSALESVPVVPQVMEVVGLGFTVWFTSRYLIFKENRDELITRIGSIKRQVLGSRDD from the exons ATGGCTCCGCGCGCTTCACACGCCGCCGCCGCGCTCGTGCGCCTCCCTCCCCGCCCCACGACGAGCTCCCTGCCACAGCAAG GTTTTGGCCGCGCCGGAGCCTCGCTGCTGGTCGTGCGTGCGGCCAAGGACTCGGACGGGTTCAGACGTCTGGTCTCTGAGAAGCCCGAgtggccggcgccggcgccggcgaagcGGGAGGGGCTGGATGGTTTCGGCCGGGAGGCGAGCAACGGGGAGGAAGACGGGCTGGTGCAGGGCGAGCTGGCTCCGTGGAGCGTTCTCAGCCAGCTCGGCGTCGAG TTGGATTCTGACAGTTCATATACTGCTCTAGTCTATGGGTCCTCCGCCATTGTTGCTATTTGGATATCATCGATAGTGGTTTCTGCACTTGAATCAGTCCCTGTG GTTCCTCAGGTGatggaagtggttggccttggcttcacggtttggttcaccTCGCGGTACCTGATATTTAAG GAAAACAGGGACGAGCTGATCACGAGAATCGGCTCCATCAAGAGGCAGGTGCTCGGGTCTCGTGACGACTGA
- the LOC119310267 gene encoding glucose-6-phosphate isomerase 1, chloroplastic-like: MRPSHLRLRAPHSIADLSRSSSSSSGSSHSHAPAPPLASRAPGQGGGAAVEKDPIKLWDRYVEWLYQHKQLGLFVDVSRMGFTDDFLLQMEPLMQRAFVAMGELEKGAIANPDEGRMVGHYWLRDPGLAPNSFLRTKIEKTVDHILAFSQDIVSGKIKPPSSQAGRFTQILSIGIGGSSLGPQFVSEALAPDNPPLKIRFIDNTDPAGIDHQIAQLGEELKSTLVIVISKSGGTPETRNGLLEVQKAFRDAGLDFSKQGVAITQENSLLDNTARIEGWLDRFPMFDWVGGRTSELSAVGLLPAALQGIDVKEMLVGAALMDEETRNTVVKENPAALLALSWYWATDGIGSKDMVVLPYKDSLLLLSRYLQQLVMESLGKEFDLDGNRVNQGLTVYGNKGSTDQHAYIQQLREGVHNFFVTFIEVLRDGPPGHDWELEPGVTCGDYLFGMLQGTRSALYSNDRESISVTVEEVTPRAVGALVALYERAVGIYASLVNINAYHQPGVEAGKKAAGEVLALQKRVLTVLNEASCKDPAEPLTLEQIADRCHCPEDIEMIYKIIQHMAANDRALIAEGSCGSPRSVKVYLGECNVDDV; this comes from the exons ATGCGCCCCTCCCACCTCCGCCTCCGCGCGCCCCATTCCATCGCGGACctctcccgctcctcctcctcctcctccggctcctcccACTCCCACGCCCCGGCCCCGCCGCTCGCGTCCAGGGCGCCGGGccagggcggcggcgctgcggtcgAGAAGGACCCGATCAAGCTCTGGGACCGCTACGTCGAGTGGCTCTACCAGCACAAGCAGCTGGGCCTCTTCGTCGACGTCAGCCGGATGGGCTTCACCGACGACTTCCTCCTGCAGATGGAGCCGCTCATGCAGCGGGCCTTCGTCGCCATGGGGGAGCTCGAGAAGGGCGCCATCGCCAACCCCGACGAGGGCCGCATGGTGGGACACTACTGGCTCCGCGACCCCGGTctcgcccccaactccttcctccgcACCAAGATCGAGAAGACCGTCGACCACATCCTCGCCTTCTCCCAGGACATCGTCTCTGGCAAG ATTAAACCTCCGTCGTCTCAGGCTGGTCGTTTTACTCAAATACTCTCTATAGGAATTGGAGGATCATCTTTGGGGCCTCAATTTGTTTCCGAGGCACTTGCGCCTGATAACCCCCCATTGAAG ATACGATTTATTGACAACACCGACCCTGCTGGAATTGATCATCAAATTGCTCAACTAGGGGAGGAACTTAAATCTACTCTTGTAATTGTAATCTCTAAG AGTGGTGGTACACCCGAAACCCGGAATGGTCTACTAGAAGTACAAAAAGCCTTCAGAGATGCTGGACTGGATTTTTCAAAACAG GGTGTTGCAATTACTCAAGAAAATTCTCTATTAGATAACACTGCCAGAATAGAGGGATGGTTAGATCGATTTCCTATGTTTGACTGGGTTGGTGGTAGAACATCAGAATTGTCAGCGGTGGGGTTACTTCCAGCTGCATTACAG GGTATCGATGTCAAGGAAATGCTAGTTGGTGCAGCACTAATGGATGAGGAGACCAGGAACACTGTG GTTAAGGAAAATCCAGCAGCATTACTTGCGTTATCTTGGTATTGGGCTACAGATGGAATAGGCAGTAAG GATATGGTCGTACTTCCTTACAAGGATAGTCTGCTACTTTTGAGTAGATACTTACAGCAACTTGTCATGGAATCTCTTGGGAAAGAATTTGACCTTGACGGCAATCGG GTTAATCAAGGGCTAACGGTATATGGTAACAAAGGAAGCACCGACCAACATGC CTACATTCAACAGCTAAGAGAAGGGGTGCACAACTTCTTCGTTACTTTTATCGAGGTTTTGCGTGATGGGCCTCCCGGTCATGATTGGGAGCTTGAACCTGGAGTCACATGTGGTGACTACTTGTTTGGGATGTTGCAG GGCACACGTTCTGCTCTTTATTCTAATGACCGAGAGTCCATCTCCGTTACTGTGGAAGAAGTAACTCCCAGAGCTGTTGGAGCACTGGTTGCACTCTATGAACGTGCAGTTGGAATTTATGCTTCTTTAGTAAACATCAATGCATATCATCAGCCTG GTGTCGAGGCAGGGAAAAAAGCAGCAGGAGAGGTATTGGCCCTTCAGAAAAGGGTGCTGACTGTTCTCAATGAGGCCAG CTGCAAAGACCCTGCTGAACCATTGACCCTGGAACAAATCGCAGATCGTTGCCATTGCCCTGAAGAT ATTGAGATGATATACAAAATAATTCAGCACATGGCAGCCAACGATAGAGCACTTATAGCGGAAGGTAGCTGCGGTTCTCCTCGAAGCGTGAAGGTTTACCTTGGAGAATGCAATGTAGACGACGTATGA